The following is a genomic window from Bacillota bacterium.
GATTAGTCTTTATCTGCTGATTACCATTATTCTTGTGATGGTTATCCAGGGTATGTATCAGTCTGTTGATCCTGTAAGGCAGTTGACTTATAGTGAGCTGAACGCCTACATTCGAGGAAATAGTGTATTAAAGGCAGTATTAATCGGTGACCAGAGTATTCAGGGATTACTGAAGGACGGAACAAAATTCCAGTCGATGGTTCCAGTAGGCAAAATGGCAGAGATCAGCGATCTGCTGATTGAGCAGAATGTAGAGATTGAAGCTCAGGCTCCTCAGGGAACATCCTGGTGGGTGGCTCTGCTTCCGAACATTATTACCTTAATAGTGTTTATTGGTATCTGGTTGTTTATTCTTAATCAGATGCAGGGCGGCAATAATCGAGCGATGTCTTTTGGTAAGAGCCGCGCCAGGCTTCATACCGAGGATAAAATCCGGATCACCTTTAACGATGTAGCTGGTGTGGATGAGGCCAAGCAGGAGCTTGTTGAAATTGTTGAGTTTCTTAAACAGCCGAAGAAGTTTGCTGATTTAGGTGCAAAGATTCCTAAGGGTGTGCTGTTAATTGGACCACCGGGAACCGGAAAAACTCTGCTGGCAAGAGCAGTAGCAGGTGAAGCAGGGGTACCGTTTTTCAGTATCAGCGGTTCCGAGTTTGTGGAGATGTTCGTGGGTGTGGGAGCCTCCCGTGTTCGCGACCTATTCGACACAGCTAAGAAAAATGCACCCTGTTTAATCTTTATTGACGAATTAGACGCTGTGGGCAGGCAGCGGGGTGCCGGTCTTGGCGGCGGCCATGATGAGCGGGAGCAGACCTTGAATCAGCTCTTAGTTGAGATGGATGGATTCGAGACTAACTCCGGGATCATCGTGATGGCAGCAACTAACCGAGCTGATGTCTTGGATCCGGCTCTGCTGCGTCCGGGACGTTTTGACCGGAAAGTTGTAGTGGATCGCCCAGATCTGGTCGGCCGCGAAGAAATCTTGAAGATTCACGCCCGCAACAAACCGCTTCACGGTGTAGATTTGAAAGTTCTAGCCAGACGGACACCCGGGTTTGCCGGTGCCGATCTGGAAAATTTGCTGAATGAAGCTGCTATTTTGGCAGCCCGCAAAGGCCAGAAAAAGATTACGATGCTTGAGTGTGAAGAAGCGATTGACCGGGTAATTATGGGTCCGGAAAAGAAAAAGCGTGTGCTTACCGAAGAAGATATGGAAGTATTTGCCTATCATGAAGCAGGACACGCTGTTGTTTCTTACTTCCTGCCCAATTCTGATCCGGTTCATAAAGTGAGCATTATCGGTCGCGGTCAAGCCGGAGGCTATACGATGTACCTGCCGGAGACTGAGCGCTATGTGATGACCAAGTCCAAGCTTTTAGATGAGCTTACTAATATGCTGGGTGGACGCGCGGCTGAAATCCTAGCATTTAATGAGTACAGCACAGGTGCCCAAAATGATTTGGAACGGGTGACAAGGATTGCGCGTAAGATGGTAATGGAATGGGGAATGAGTGAAAAACTCGGTCCTCTCACCTTCGGCCATCCAGGCGGTGAAGATCTGGTCTTTTTAGGCCGGGACATTTCCCGCGACCGCAACTTCAGTGAAGAAGTAGCGGCAGCAATCGACAGCGAAGTTCGCAGTATTATCGAGAGCTGCTACCAAAGAGCGCTTGACGTACTGACCGAAAATCGCGACCGCTTAGATGCAGTCGTTGCAGTGCTTAAAGAAAAAGAAACAATAGACCACGAAGAATTTATGGCAATTATGGAAGGACGCGAGCTTCCTGAACCAAAAGCGGAAGCTGATGAAAAACCTGTTCAAAAACAGGTCGCAGCTATTCAGGAGCAGGAAGAGGAAGATAAGAAGCGGGAACCCATCATTAAGACTAAACAGGAGCCAGTAGTCGGCATCGAGTAAATTGATCCTAGTCCTTATAATAAGGACTAGGAATTTACATACTAAGTTTGCAGGTCTATTAAGGAGGTAGTGCAGTGTCGGATAAAATTGTATTGAAAAACATGCGCTTTTATGGGTACCATGGTGCTTTTGACGTGGAAAGAGAACTAGGCCAGAAGTTTGCTGTTGATCTAGAAGTTTACACTGATCTGCGGAATATTCATGACGACACCGAACTATCCTTCAATTATGTAGATGCGTATACAATGATTAAGGATATCGTGGAAGAGCAGGAATTCAATCTGGTTGAGACTCTGGCTGAGGAAATTGCTGAGCAGATTCTGTCTGCTTACGATGTCGAGAAGGTTGTCGTAAGGGTGCGCAAAAGCCAAGTACCGGTAGGCGGAAGTGTGGATTACTTGGAAGTTGAAATAACTCGCCCGTAGTGAGTATAAAAGTATAAAATAAGACCCGAGCTGGAACAATCCAGTCCGGGTCTTTTCTTGTGTTCTTATTTGCTACTCAGTATCGGGCACGAGCAGTGCTCCGGTAACTGCTTCTGCTAAGTTGGTTCCGTGGTCGGCTACCCGCTCAAGGGTGCTGATGACATCTAAGTAAAGTACTCCTGCCTCCGGATGGCATTTGCCTTCGTTGAGGCGCCTGATGTGAGAATCACGGAATTCTTTTTCCATGCGGTCAACTTCATCGTCCTCTGCAATTAGATTCTCAGCGGCTTTAACCTTCTCGGTACGAAGGACTTCAATTGCCCGCGCGTAGATCGATTCTACTTTGGCAAACATGGTCTGCAGTTCTTCGACAGCAGTGTCGCTTAACTTGACATAGTGCTTGCTTTTGGCCTGTGCCAGCTCCACGATATTTGTGGACAAGTCCGCTACTCGCTCTACATCATGAGCTGAGTGGATTAAACTGGTAATTTTCTGGTGCTGCTTGGGTGTCCAGGGGTTATCGGCTGCAGCTGTAAGGTAAGATACGATTTCTCTTTCCAGCTTATTTATTGTTTCCTCTTTGACCAGCACACTTTCCATCAAGTCCTGATCACCAGTCAGGAACGACTGGAATGATTCGTTCAGCATTTCCAAGGATATGTCGCACATTCTTAATGTTTCTCTGGTAGCAGCGATAATTGCTGCTGGAGTGTGTAAAATATTGCGGTCCAAAAACTGGGGTTTGGTACCTGGACCGTAGTCTTCTCCCGGTATAATTCGCTCAATAAGTGCAACAAATTGATTGATAAACGGGAAGAGCAAAACTGTGTTGGTTACATTAAAGATTGTGTGCGCATTCGCAAGCTGGCGAGCAACAGTTGATCCGGTGTGAGCCACAATCGATGCAAATGGCTTAATCAGGACAAGGAACAAAACTGCTCCAAAAAAGTTAAACATCACATGAGCAACTGCGGCCCGTTTTGCGGTAACACTAGTTCCAATTGATGCCAGCAGTGCGGTAATGCAGGTGCCGATATTAGCGCCAAGCGTTAGTGCAATACCAGAAGGTAAATCGATTAGTCCCTGCAGACTTAAGGCAATGGCAACACCGGTGGTTGCACTGCTGCTTTGGATGATCAGGGTGAAAAGAGCTCCAGCCAGAACTCCTAACAATGGATTCTGCCCAAATCTGACGAGCATATTGATGAAAGGTTCATATTCCCTGAGGGGAGCGATACTGCCGCTCATGATTTCCATACCGTAGAACAGCATTCCAAATCCAAGAATTCCTAGACCAATGTTCTGCACTGTCTTTCTGCGGCTGAGGAAATTGAGAATTGCCCCGATACCTATCAACGGCAGCGCAATATCAGTGATTTTAAATGCAACAATCTGCGCTGTAATCGTAGTACCAATATTGGCTCCCATAATCGTGCCGACTGCCTGCGTCAGATTCATCAGACCTGCGTTGACGAAACCGACAACCATGACTGTTGTCGAACTGCTGGATTGGACAATCATCGTGGCTAGGGCACCTGTTAGAATAGCGATAGTTGGACGAGACGTGAATAATTCCAGAATTCGTTTCAGCTTATCGCCTGCAGCGTTCTGCATGCCTTCGGCCATCTTGGCAATTCCAAAAAGAAAAAGGCCAAGGCCTCCCAGCAGCTGTAATGCGATTGTTATACTCATGAACCTACCTCGCTTCCTTAAAAAGTCCACGTGGTAGATTCGGCAACTTATGGTTAATTCCTGCAAAATATGGTGTCACCTTTATAAACTCCCAGAAAAAATTCTGTAAAATCTTAAGATAAATTATTAATTCACACTCTGAGAATACCTGAGATATGCTTCTTTAAGGGTTTTCATGCCCCGCTTTTTGGCTTGCGGATCAAGTTTTGGCTCTTGAGCGATAGCGGTAATTGCCTTTTTGATCATCTCCAGTTTTTCCTGCTTGGTCATTTTTCATACCTCCGCTGTTAATTCTAGTAAAAGTATGTGCGGACAGGCCCGGTTTTATTCCAAATTGTTCCATTTTTATTGCGTATTATTTAAGCAGCAAAAACCAAGGTAACGACTAAAGCGGCTGTTAAAAACCCGGCAATATCAGCGGCAATGGCTGCCGGCAGGGCATGGCGAACTTTCCTGACACCGACCGCTCCGAAGTAGACTGTAGATACATAAAAAGTGGTCTCCATACTGCCCATAATGGTGGAAGCCATCATTCCGATTAAAGAATCCGGTCCGTAGGTTTCTAGTATTGACGCCAGTATTCCCAGGGCACCGGAGCCGGACAGAGGCCGAATTAGCGCTAATGGAATTACTTCATCGGGAATAAAGAGGCGGGAAGTTAGGGGTGAAATCAAACGGGTCAGCACACTCATCATACCGGACTGCTGAAAGACCTGGATGGCAACAAACATGGCCACTAGAAACGGGATGATCCTTACCGCAGCAGCAAATCCTTCTTTGGCACCTTCCACAAAGCTCTCGTATACTTTGACTCCCCGAGCCAGCCCGAGGATCGGGATTCCGAGCAGAAGTAAGGGCACTGCCCAGGCCGAGATAGTGTTGATTGCGGAAATCATGTCCTTACCCCCCTTAAGATCCGATCCACAATAATCGCTGCAGCTGTCGATGCAGTAGTGGCAATGATGGTAGTTCCGACGACAGCCGTCGGATCCGCTGAGCCGGCAGCAGTGCGGAGAGCAATGATCGTAGTGGGAAGGAGAGTGAGACTGGAGGCGGTAATTGCCACAAAAGTACACATACTATTGCTGGCTGTATCTTTTGAGGCATTCAGTTTCTGCAGTTCTTCCATGGCTTTAATTCCCAGCGGAGTGCAGGCATTGCCGAGACCGAGGATGTTAGCACTCATGGCCATCACGACTGCTCCGGCAGCAGGATGGTCTGACGGAACCTCAGGGAACAGGATCTTAATTAAAGGGCGCAGCAGTTTAGCGATTAGTTTCAGTAAACCCGCGTCTTCCGCAATTTTCATCAATCCTGACCAAAAGGAAACGATGCCGATTAATCCGAGGGCAATTTTTACCGCTGCCTCCGCTCCTTCGATTGATGCGCGGGTTACCAATTGGATCTCACCTTGCACTGCGGCGGAGGCAATGCCGCAGGCCAGCATGGCAAACCAGATAATATTGATCAAGGCTGTCACCTCCACTGCTTAATTGATATGCCAAGTAGGGCTAATTCTTGCTTGAATTTGCGATCGAGTGCGAAATCTGACGAGAAACGGGTCTGATTTTGCCTGACCAACCAAAAATAACACTTGCGTAAAACTTGACAGATAATGTTATAATATAGTTGAAGGTCAGGCATAGTCAGAAAAAGGAGGCAGAAAATGGCGAGTTTGGCTGATTTAATTGAAAGCTACATTAAGCAGCAGCTCCGCCGCAGTGAAAACCAAGCCATTGCCATCAGCCGCGCCCAGTTAGCGGAACTGTTCAGCTGTGTTCCGTCCCAGATAAATTATGTATTGACGACACGCTTCACAATGGAGCGGGGATATATGATTGAAAGCCGCCGGGGAGGCGGAGGCTATATCCGCATTGTGAGGGTGGATAAAAGTGATCGCCCGAGGATGGCAGAACAGCTGCTGTTAGAGATTGGTGATGAAATAAGCGAAAGTCAAGCAGAGCAGTTCTTAGCAAGTTTTCGCGAACTTGGAGTCCTTTCAGATAAGCAGAAGCGGGTAATCAGAGCCCTGCTGCAGCGGGAGACCGCTCAGATTGGCCAGGGGCGGGCGAGGCTGCGGGCAAGTTTGCTGCGGAGCTTAGTGATTTTGATAATGCAGTGCAATAATGAAAACGAGGTGTAGTCGATGCTTTGTGACAAGTGCCAAAAAGAGACTGCCAGCGTGCATGTCACTAAA
Proteins encoded in this region:
- the folB gene encoding dihydroneopterin aldolase is translated as MSDKIVLKNMRFYGYHGAFDVERELGQKFAVDLEVYTDLRNIHDDTELSFNYVDAYTMIKDIVEEQEFNLVETLAEEIAEQILSAYDVEKVVVRVRKSQVPVGGSVDYLEVEITRP
- a CDS encoding spore maturation protein, whose amino-acid sequence is MISAINTISAWAVPLLLLGIPILGLARGVKVYESFVEGAKEGFAAAVRIIPFLVAMFVAIQVFQQSGMMSVLTRLISPLTSRLFIPDEVIPLALIRPLSGSGALGILASILETYGPDSLIGMMASTIMGSMETTFYVSTVYFGAVGVRKVRHALPAAIAADIAGFLTAALVVTLVFAA
- a CDS encoding Na/Pi cotransporter family protein translates to MSITIALQLLGGLGLFLFGIAKMAEGMQNAAGDKLKRILELFTSRPTIAILTGALATMIVQSSSSTTVMVVGFVNAGLMNLTQAVGTIMGANIGTTITAQIVAFKITDIALPLIGIGAILNFLSRRKTVQNIGLGILGFGMLFYGMEIMSGSIAPLREYEPFINMLVRFGQNPLLGVLAGALFTLIIQSSSATTGVAIALSLQGLIDLPSGIALTLGANIGTCITALLASIGTSVTAKRAAVAHVMFNFFGAVLFLVLIKPFASIVAHTGSTVARQLANAHTIFNVTNTVLLFPFINQFVALIERIIPGEDYGPGTKPQFLDRNILHTPAAIIAATRETLRMCDISLEMLNESFQSFLTGDQDLMESVLVKEETINKLEREIVSYLTAAADNPWTPKQHQKITSLIHSAHDVERVADLSTNIVELAQAKSKHYVKLSDTAVEELQTMFAKVESIYARAIEVLRTEKVKAAENLIAEDDEVDRMEKEFRDSHIRRLNEGKCHPEAGVLYLDVISTLERVADHGTNLAEAVTGALLVPDTE
- a CDS encoding CtsR family transcriptional regulator, producing MASLADLIESYIKQQLRRSENQAIAISRAQLAELFSCVPSQINYVLTTRFTMERGYMIESRRGGGGYIRIVRVDKSDRPRMAEQLLLEIGDEISESQAEQFLASFRELGVLSDKQKRVIRALLQRETAQIGQGRARLRASLLRSLVILIMQCNNENEV
- a CDS encoding ATP-dependent zinc metalloprotease FtsH; this encodes MVIQGMYQSVDPVRQLTYSELNAYIRGNSVLKAVLIGDQSIQGLLKDGTKFQSMVPVGKMAEISDLLIEQNVEIEAQAPQGTSWWVALLPNIITLIVFIGIWLFILNQMQGGNNRAMSFGKSRARLHTEDKIRITFNDVAGVDEAKQELVEIVEFLKQPKKFADLGAKIPKGVLLIGPPGTGKTLLARAVAGEAGVPFFSISGSEFVEMFVGVGASRVRDLFDTAKKNAPCLIFIDELDAVGRQRGAGLGGGHDEREQTLNQLLVEMDGFETNSGIIVMAATNRADVLDPALLRPGRFDRKVVVDRPDLVGREEILKIHARNKPLHGVDLKVLARRTPGFAGADLENLLNEAAILAARKGQKKITMLECEEAIDRVIMGPEKKKRVLTEEDMEVFAYHEAGHAVVSYFLPNSDPVHKVSIIGRGQAGGYTMYLPETERYVMTKSKLLDELTNMLGGRAAEILAFNEYSTGAQNDLERVTRIARKMVMEWGMSEKLGPLTFGHPGGEDLVFLGRDISRDRNFSEEVAAAIDSEVRSIIESCYQRALDVLTENRDRLDAVVAVLKEKETIDHEEFMAIMEGRELPEPKAEADEKPVQKQVAAIQEQEEEDKKREPIIKTKQEPVVGIE
- a CDS encoding spore maturation protein, which codes for MINIIWFAMLACGIASAAVQGEIQLVTRASIEGAEAAVKIALGLIGIVSFWSGLMKIAEDAGLLKLIAKLLRPLIKILFPEVPSDHPAAGAVVMAMSANILGLGNACTPLGIKAMEELQKLNASKDTASNSMCTFVAITASSLTLLPTTIIALRTAAGSADPTAVVGTTIIATTASTAAAIIVDRILRGVRT